One Spinacia oleracea cultivar Varoflay chromosome 4, BTI_SOV_V1, whole genome shotgun sequence DNA segment encodes these proteins:
- the LOC110786625 gene encoding proline-rich receptor-like protein kinase PERK15 isoform X1 → MSFLEKTAFKILLVFQLCYLGYSEPKFASSFCIENSGSYTKNSLYQTNLGFVSSNLTSASSLKRFSNFTTGKGINRVYALFYCRGDLKLSDCRECMETATSRIVLECSTQKEAIVFFEECTFRYANRSIFSLEEENPNDWSFSNTNVSDINQFNDELIAAMSGPMNQAAFNGSNRGFSTGITTNSSVNQSLYCLAQCTPDVLGNRCHQCLVAALGNLLYEGKTKMSLFMPSCQVMYSLDPFFSIGNASNSSQHDPALNSSRRSSKVYIIVGVAASLGLFFSLFILWFWLRKREVNKEYKNAQQFPYNVHSTFSYEELALATDNFSNANLLGQGGFGYVYKGVLINGKVVAVKQLKTGSAQGEREFQAEVETISLVHHSHLVSLVGYCISGVQRLLVYDFISNKTLDFHLHGRGLSPMSWESRLKIAIGAAKGLAYLHEDCNPKIIHRDIKTENILIDDEFEAKVADFGLAKFSLDTDTHVSTRVMGTFGYLAPEYAASGKLTEKSDVFSFGVVLLQLITGRKPVDRTRPFMDDSIVEWARPLLTQALESGRFSDIVDPRLEDYNLFEMAQMIACAAACVRVSARQRPQMTQVVQVLAGNLSAKDLLKENTAEDNTTYHESSDYDSISGQEKDDSKKFGKVAAIQSFTDTTITITGMYSANSSDLASTPSTESQQETLLNLDYLKQAR, encoded by the exons ATGTCATTTCTTGAGAAAACAGCATTCAAAATCCTATTGGTGTTTCAGTTATGTTATCTTGGTTATTCAGAACCAAAATTTGCTAGCTCCTTTTGTATAGAAAATAGTGGTTCATACACAAAGAACAGTCTTTATCAAACTAATCTGGGTTTCGTTTCCTCCAATCTAACTTCTGCATCATCCCTTAAACGCTTCTCGAACTTCACAACTGGTAAAGGCATTAACAGAGTATATGCTCTATTTTACTGCAGAGGGGATTTGAAACTGTCAGATTGTCGCGAATGTATGGAAACAGCAACATCTAGAATTGTTTTAGAGTGTTCAACCCAGAAAGAAGCCATTGTTTTCTTTGAAGAATGCACGTTTCGTTATGCCAACCGGTCTATATTCTCCCTTGAAGAAGAAAATCCAAATGACTGGTCTTTTAGTAACACTAATGTTTCTGACATTAATCAGTTCAATGATGAACTTATAGCTGCAATGAGTGGACCTATGAATCAAGCTGCTTTTAATGGTTCGAATCGAGGTTTTTCTACTGGAATTACAACGAACAGTTCTGTAAATCAGAGTTTGTATTGTCTTGCACAATGCACACCAGATGTTCTTGGCAACCGTTGTCATCAATGTCTTGTTGCAGCACTTGGTAATCTTTTGTATGAGGGGAAAACGAAGATGAGTCTTTTTATGCCTAGTTGTCAGGTTATGTATTCTCTTGATCCTTTCTTCAGTATTGGAAATGCATCAAATTCTTCGCAACACGATCCTGCACTCAATTCCTCCAGAA GAAGTAGTAAAGTGTACATCATTGTAGGAGTTGCTGCTAGTTTAGGATTGTTTTTTAGTCTTTTCATTCTTTGGTTTTGGTTGCGAAAGAGAGAGGTGAATAAGGAATACAAAAATGCTCAACAATTTCCATACAATGTGCACAGTACATTTTCATATGAAGAGTTAGCTTTGGCAACAGATAACTTTTCAAATGCCAATCTACTTGGTCAAGGTGGTTTTGGATACGTTTACAAAGGAGTCCTGATTAATGGTAAAGTTGTCGCAGTGAAACAGCTGAAAACTGGAAGTGCACAGGGCGAACGCGAGTTTCAGGCAGAGGTCGAAACAATTAGTCTTGTTCATCATAGTCATTTGGTTTCATTAGTTGGATATTGCATTTCTGGAGTTCAGAGATTGCTTGTATATGATTTCATTTCAAATAAGACCTTGGATTTTCATTTACATG GAAGAGGATTATCACCTATGAGTTGGGAATCAAGGTTGAAAATTGCTATAGGTGCCGCGAAAGGATTAGCATATCTTCATGAGGATT GTAATCCGAAAATTATTCATAGAGATATCAAGACGGAAAATATTCTTATAGATGATGAGTTTGAAGCAAAG GTTGCAGACTTTGGACTAGCAAAGTTTTCTTTAGATACAGATACTCATGTATCTACTCGAGTTATGGGAACTTTTGG TTATCTAGCTCCAGAATATGCTGCAAGTGGAAAACTTACTGAAAAATCAGATGTGTTTTCGTTTGGGGTTGTGCTTCTGCAACTGATTACAGGACGTAAACCTGTAGATAGAACTCGCCCTTTCATGGATGATAGTATTGTAGAATGG GCTAGACCTTTGTTAACACAGGCTCTAGAAAGTGGAAGATTCAGTGATATTGTTGATCCAAGATTAGAAGACTATAATCTCTTTGAGATGGCTCAAATGATTGCTTGTGCAGCTGCATGTGTTCGCGTCTCTGCAAGGCAACGGCCTCAAATGACTCAG GTAGTACAAGTTCTTGCAGGGAACTTATCAGCAAAGGATCTGTTGAAAGAAAACACAGCAGAAGATAACACAACGTACCATGAAAGTTCAGATTACGACTCTATTAGTGGTCAGGAAAAGGATGATTCAAAGAAATTTGGGAAGGTAGCAGCTATTCAGAGCTTTACTGATactactattactattactGGTATGTACAGTGCAAACTCCAGTGATCTTGCATCTACACCGAGTACTGAAAGCCAACAAGAAACTTTATTGAACCTGGATTATCTTAAACAGGCGCGGTAa
- the LOC110786625 gene encoding proline-rich receptor-like protein kinase PERK15 isoform X3 codes for METATSRIVLECSTQKEAIVFFEECTFRYANRSIFSLEEENPNDWSFSNTNVSDINQFNDELIAAMSGPMNQAAFNGSNRGFSTGITTNSSVNQSLYCLAQCTPDVLGNRCHQCLVAALGNLLYEGKTKMSLFMPSCQVMYSLDPFFSIGNASNSSQHDPALNSSRRSSKVYIIVGVAASLGLFFSLFILWFWLRKREVNKEYKNAQQFPYNVHSTFSYEELALATDNFSNANLLGQGGFGYVYKGVLINGKVVAVKQLKTGSAQGEREFQAEVETISLVHHSHLVSLVGYCISGVQRLLVYDFISNKTLDFHLHGRGLSPMSWESRLKIAIGAAKGLAYLHEDCNPKIIHRDIKTENILIDDEFEAKVADFGLAKFSLDTDTHVSTRVMGTFGYLAPEYAASGKLTEKSDVFSFGVVLLQLITGRKPVDRTRPFMDDSIVEWARPLLTQALESGRFSDIVDPRLEDYNLFEMAQMIACAAACVRVSARQRPQMTQVVQVLAGNLSAKDLLKENTAEDNTTYHESSDYDSISGQEKDDSKKFGKVAAIQSFTDTTITITGMYSANSSDLASTPSTESQQETLLNLDYLKQAR; via the exons ATGGAAACAGCAACATCTAGAATTGTTTTAGAGTGTTCAACCCAGAAAGAAGCCATTGTTTTCTTTGAAGAATGCACGTTTCGTTATGCCAACCGGTCTATATTCTCCCTTGAAGAAGAAAATCCAAATGACTGGTCTTTTAGTAACACTAATGTTTCTGACATTAATCAGTTCAATGATGAACTTATAGCTGCAATGAGTGGACCTATGAATCAAGCTGCTTTTAATGGTTCGAATCGAGGTTTTTCTACTGGAATTACAACGAACAGTTCTGTAAATCAGAGTTTGTATTGTCTTGCACAATGCACACCAGATGTTCTTGGCAACCGTTGTCATCAATGTCTTGTTGCAGCACTTGGTAATCTTTTGTATGAGGGGAAAACGAAGATGAGTCTTTTTATGCCTAGTTGTCAGGTTATGTATTCTCTTGATCCTTTCTTCAGTATTGGAAATGCATCAAATTCTTCGCAACACGATCCTGCACTCAATTCCTCCAGAA GAAGTAGTAAAGTGTACATCATTGTAGGAGTTGCTGCTAGTTTAGGATTGTTTTTTAGTCTTTTCATTCTTTGGTTTTGGTTGCGAAAGAGAGAGGTGAATAAGGAATACAAAAATGCTCAACAATTTCCATACAATGTGCACAGTACATTTTCATATGAAGAGTTAGCTTTGGCAACAGATAACTTTTCAAATGCCAATCTACTTGGTCAAGGTGGTTTTGGATACGTTTACAAAGGAGTCCTGATTAATGGTAAAGTTGTCGCAGTGAAACAGCTGAAAACTGGAAGTGCACAGGGCGAACGCGAGTTTCAGGCAGAGGTCGAAACAATTAGTCTTGTTCATCATAGTCATTTGGTTTCATTAGTTGGATATTGCATTTCTGGAGTTCAGAGATTGCTTGTATATGATTTCATTTCAAATAAGACCTTGGATTTTCATTTACATG GAAGAGGATTATCACCTATGAGTTGGGAATCAAGGTTGAAAATTGCTATAGGTGCCGCGAAAGGATTAGCATATCTTCATGAGGATT GTAATCCGAAAATTATTCATAGAGATATCAAGACGGAAAATATTCTTATAGATGATGAGTTTGAAGCAAAG GTTGCAGACTTTGGACTAGCAAAGTTTTCTTTAGATACAGATACTCATGTATCTACTCGAGTTATGGGAACTTTTGG TTATCTAGCTCCAGAATATGCTGCAAGTGGAAAACTTACTGAAAAATCAGATGTGTTTTCGTTTGGGGTTGTGCTTCTGCAACTGATTACAGGACGTAAACCTGTAGATAGAACTCGCCCTTTCATGGATGATAGTATTGTAGAATGG GCTAGACCTTTGTTAACACAGGCTCTAGAAAGTGGAAGATTCAGTGATATTGTTGATCCAAGATTAGAAGACTATAATCTCTTTGAGATGGCTCAAATGATTGCTTGTGCAGCTGCATGTGTTCGCGTCTCTGCAAGGCAACGGCCTCAAATGACTCAG GTAGTACAAGTTCTTGCAGGGAACTTATCAGCAAAGGATCTGTTGAAAGAAAACACAGCAGAAGATAACACAACGTACCATGAAAGTTCAGATTACGACTCTATTAGTGGTCAGGAAAAGGATGATTCAAAGAAATTTGGGAAGGTAGCAGCTATTCAGAGCTTTACTGATactactattactattactGGTATGTACAGTGCAAACTCCAGTGATCTTGCATCTACACCGAGTACTGAAAGCCAACAAGAAACTTTATTGAACCTGGATTATCTTAAACAGGCGCGGTAa
- the LOC110786625 gene encoding proline-rich receptor-like protein kinase PERK15 isoform X2 → MSFLEKTAFKILLVFQLCYLGYSEPKFASSFCIENSGSYTKNSLYQTNLGFVSSNLTSASSLKRFSNFTTGKGINRVYALFYCRGDLKLSDCRECMETATSRIVLECSTQKEAIVFFEECTFRYANRSIFSLEEENPNDWSFSNTNVSDINQFNDELIAAMSGPMNQAAFNGSNRGFSTGITTNSSVNQSLYCLAQCTPDVLGNRCHQCLVAALGNLLYEGKTKMSLFMPSCQVMYSLDPFFSIGNASNSSQHDPALNSSRRSSKVYIIVGVAASLGLFFSLFILWFWLRKREVNKEYKNAQQFPYNVHSTFSYEELALATDNFSNANLLGQGGFGYVYKGVLINGKVVAVKQLKTGSAQGEREFQAEVETISLVHHSHLVSLVGYCISGVQRLLVYDFISNKTLDFHLHGRGLSPMSWESRLKIAIGAAKGLAYLHEDCNPKIIHRDIKTENILIDDEFEAKVADFGLAKFSLDTDTHVSTRVMGTFGYLAPEYAASGKLTEKSDVFSFGVVLLQLITGRKPVDRTRPFMDDSIVEWARPLLTQALESGRFSDIVDPRLEDYNLFEMAQMIACAAACVRVSARQRPQMTQYKFLQGTYQQRIC, encoded by the exons ATGTCATTTCTTGAGAAAACAGCATTCAAAATCCTATTGGTGTTTCAGTTATGTTATCTTGGTTATTCAGAACCAAAATTTGCTAGCTCCTTTTGTATAGAAAATAGTGGTTCATACACAAAGAACAGTCTTTATCAAACTAATCTGGGTTTCGTTTCCTCCAATCTAACTTCTGCATCATCCCTTAAACGCTTCTCGAACTTCACAACTGGTAAAGGCATTAACAGAGTATATGCTCTATTTTACTGCAGAGGGGATTTGAAACTGTCAGATTGTCGCGAATGTATGGAAACAGCAACATCTAGAATTGTTTTAGAGTGTTCAACCCAGAAAGAAGCCATTGTTTTCTTTGAAGAATGCACGTTTCGTTATGCCAACCGGTCTATATTCTCCCTTGAAGAAGAAAATCCAAATGACTGGTCTTTTAGTAACACTAATGTTTCTGACATTAATCAGTTCAATGATGAACTTATAGCTGCAATGAGTGGACCTATGAATCAAGCTGCTTTTAATGGTTCGAATCGAGGTTTTTCTACTGGAATTACAACGAACAGTTCTGTAAATCAGAGTTTGTATTGTCTTGCACAATGCACACCAGATGTTCTTGGCAACCGTTGTCATCAATGTCTTGTTGCAGCACTTGGTAATCTTTTGTATGAGGGGAAAACGAAGATGAGTCTTTTTATGCCTAGTTGTCAGGTTATGTATTCTCTTGATCCTTTCTTCAGTATTGGAAATGCATCAAATTCTTCGCAACACGATCCTGCACTCAATTCCTCCAGAA GAAGTAGTAAAGTGTACATCATTGTAGGAGTTGCTGCTAGTTTAGGATTGTTTTTTAGTCTTTTCATTCTTTGGTTTTGGTTGCGAAAGAGAGAGGTGAATAAGGAATACAAAAATGCTCAACAATTTCCATACAATGTGCACAGTACATTTTCATATGAAGAGTTAGCTTTGGCAACAGATAACTTTTCAAATGCCAATCTACTTGGTCAAGGTGGTTTTGGATACGTTTACAAAGGAGTCCTGATTAATGGTAAAGTTGTCGCAGTGAAACAGCTGAAAACTGGAAGTGCACAGGGCGAACGCGAGTTTCAGGCAGAGGTCGAAACAATTAGTCTTGTTCATCATAGTCATTTGGTTTCATTAGTTGGATATTGCATTTCTGGAGTTCAGAGATTGCTTGTATATGATTTCATTTCAAATAAGACCTTGGATTTTCATTTACATG GAAGAGGATTATCACCTATGAGTTGGGAATCAAGGTTGAAAATTGCTATAGGTGCCGCGAAAGGATTAGCATATCTTCATGAGGATT GTAATCCGAAAATTATTCATAGAGATATCAAGACGGAAAATATTCTTATAGATGATGAGTTTGAAGCAAAG GTTGCAGACTTTGGACTAGCAAAGTTTTCTTTAGATACAGATACTCATGTATCTACTCGAGTTATGGGAACTTTTGG TTATCTAGCTCCAGAATATGCTGCAAGTGGAAAACTTACTGAAAAATCAGATGTGTTTTCGTTTGGGGTTGTGCTTCTGCAACTGATTACAGGACGTAAACCTGTAGATAGAACTCGCCCTTTCATGGATGATAGTATTGTAGAATGG GCTAGACCTTTGTTAACACAGGCTCTAGAAAGTGGAAGATTCAGTGATATTGTTGATCCAAGATTAGAAGACTATAATCTCTTTGAGATGGCTCAAATGATTGCTTGTGCAGCTGCATGTGTTCGCGTCTCTGCAAGGCAACGGCCTCAAATGACTCAG TACAAGTTCTTGCAGGGAACTTATCAGCAAAGGATCTGTTGA